The Piliocolobus tephrosceles isolate RC106 chromosome 3, ASM277652v3, whole genome shotgun sequence genome has a window encoding:
- the ASB5 gene encoding ankyrin repeat and SOCS box protein 5 isoform X2 produces the protein MRLCNGGNLALTGSWADRSPLHEAASQGRLLALRTLLSQGYNVNAVTLDHVTPLHEACLGDHVACARTLLEAGANVNAITIDGVTPLFNACSQGSPSCAELLLEYGAKAQLESCLPSPTHEAASKGHHECLDILISWGIDVDQDIPHLGTPLYVACMSQQFHCIWKLLYAGADVQKGKYWDTPLHAAAQQSSTEIVNLLLEFGADTNAKNTELLRPIDVATSSSMVERILLQHEATPRSLYQLCRLCIRSYIGKPRLHLIPQLQLPTLLKNFLQYR, from the exons gttcCTGGGCAGATCGATCACCACTACATGAAGCCGCAAGTCAAGGTCGCCTTCTTGCTCTGAGAACGTTATTATCACag GGTTATAATGTAAATGCAGTAACCTTGGACCATGTCACCCCACTGCACGAAGCCTGCCTTGGAGATCACGTGGCGTGTGCCAGAACTCTGCTGGAAGCAGGAGCTAAT gTAAATGCAATCACAATAGATGGTGTGACTCCGTTATTCAATGCATGCTCCCAAGGCAGTCCAAGCTGTGCAGAGCTGCTTCTGGAGTATGGTGCCAAAGCCCAGCTGGAGTCATGTCTTCCATCCCCCACGCATGAGGCCGCCAGTAAAG GTCACCATGAATGTCTTGACATCCTGATATCCTGGGGCATAGACGTTGACCAAGACATTCCTCATTTGGGAACTCCTCTCTATGTAGCTTGTATGTCACAGCAATTCCATTGCATCTGGAAGCTTCTTTATGCtg GTGCTGATgtacagaaaggcaaatattggGATACTCCATTACATGCTGCTGCCCAACAATCCAGTACAGAAATTGTAAACTTACTGCTAGAATTTGGAGCAGATACCAATGCCAAAAATACAGAGCTTCTGCGACCTATAGATGTAGCTACGTCCAGCAGTATGGTGGAAAGAATACTGCTTCAACATGAAG CTACCCCAAGATCTCTTTACCAACTTTGCCGACTCTGTATCCGAAGCTACATAGGAAAACCAAGATTGCACCTTATCCCACAGCTCCAGCTGCCAACATTACTGAAGAATTTCTTACAGTATcgataa